In Achromobacter pestifer, the DNA window AAAGCCGTCGACTTCGGCCAGTTCCCGTGTCAGCGTGTTGCGCCGCGACGCCACCAGTTCAGCATGGACGGGCAAGGCGGGTTCAACGCAAGCGTCACGGCCTTTCAGATGCAGCGTGCGGTTCGTGCGCGGCGAGGTGGCCAGCATGGCGACCTGGGCGGTCTCGCGGATGGCGGCCACGACCAGGGGCGCGGCATGTTCGGCCAACAGCACCAGCATGCGGCCGTCCGGCAGCATGTCCGCGGCCAGGGCCCGGCAGACGTGGGGGTTGCCGTCCCGATCGCAACTGCCCAGCCGCAGCGAAGGCAGCATGGGCAGGCACAGGCTCCATTCGGCGGGCAGTATCGGCACGGCAGGAAACCTCTGGGCTATTGAAGCTCGACGGTGCCAGAAATCATAGCCCAAGGCCCCCGCCCGGATCGCATGCCGTTTAGCGATTTTTTAGCGCTTGCTTAACAAACTCTTAGCAACGCGCGCGCCGCGACGTTCCTACACTTTCCTTGCCCGGTTTCCGGACCGAATCCGGCCATTGCCGGGAAGCCGGCAAACGCCTCGCGACTCCCCTTTTCAAGGCCAGCACCATGAACCGCAATACCGAAGCCCAGTACTCCCCTTCGTCCAGCGCCGGCACGCCGCCGCGCATGGACATCTATGTCGGCATCCACAAGGCCTTGCGCGCCATGATGCTGGATACCTTGCAGGCCGTGGGCCGCATCGACGTCGACGACCCCGCCGAAACACGGGCGGCATGCGAGCGCGTGCAGGAGCTGGCCGACATCTGCGCCAGCCATCTCGGGCATGAAAACGATTTTGTGCATACGGCGATGGAAGCGCGCCGCCCCGGTTCCAGCGAGCGCATCGCCGCGGAGCATGTCGAACACCTCGCGGCAATCGCCGGGTTGCGCGCCGCGGCATCCGCCCTGCTGGCCATCGGCTGCGGCGCCACGCAGGCGCAGGCCGCGCTGCGGCTGTACCGGCAATTGGCGCTGTTCGTCGGCGAGAACTTTGCCCACATGCACGTCGAGGAAACGCAGCACAACCAGGTGCTGTGGTCCTGTTACAGCGACGAGGAACTGCGCGCGCTGGAGGGCGCCATCGTGGCATCTCTGCCGCCGGTCGAGAACCTCTGCATCATGCGCTGGATGGTTCCGGCCATGACGCCCGCCGAACGCGCCGAATTGCTGGCGGGCGTACAGGCGGCCGCTCCCGCCCCTGTCTACGCCGCCGTGCTCGACGTAGTGCGGCCCCACCTGGCACACGAGGACTGGGTCAAGCTGACCCGTGCGCTGGTGCCGGCGGAGGTTCCCGTGCGGATCGTGGCCTGAAGGCCGCGATCAATTTGCCTTCTCGTCCTCGCCCTTGTAGCCGCTGATGTAAGCCCGTCCCGAGCAGCGCACGAAGGCCACGCAGGTCAAGCCACCGCTCTTGGCGTCGCAGGTGGCCCGTGCCTCGTCGCGCGCCGCCACGGGATCGGTGTTCTTCGCGGTAAAGCTGGTGCCGCGGCCCTTGCTGCCCTTGCCCCAGGCCATGCCGACGCAGGTGTCGGTGTAGGTGAGCACCGTGCGGCAGCCGACGCAGTCTTCCCACTTGAGCAAGGCCTCGACCGCATCCTTCTCGCTCGGATAGCCGTCGGCGTAGGTCAGTTGGCCCGACTCCTTCTCGGCCACCGAGCCCCAGTAGCCGCGCGAGTCCAGCTTGGCCGACAGGGCTTCGAGCTGGGCGGGCGTGGCGGTGTCGGGCGCCTTCAGTTCGGCCTCGCTGTAGCCGGGACCGACGCACAAGGGCATGACGGCAAGCTTGCACTTGCCGTCGGCGCTGTCGTTGGTGCAGGTGCGGATGGCCTTCTTCGCGGCGACCTCGGACGACACGCTGGTGCCCCAGAACAGGTCGCTACGCGAATTGCGCGAGAACGCCACGCAGCTGTCCGAAAACGAGGTGACGTTCTTGCAACCCTTGCCGCCCGCCTTGTTGCACTTGGCCAGCGCGGCGTCCTGCGCTTCCTTGGTGGAGGTTTCGGGCATGACCCAATACAGCTTGGCGTGAGCTTCGTCAGTGGCCACGGCGCCGTACAGCGTGTCGGCATGCGCCGCGGGCGCGGCGGCAAGGCCCAGGGCCAGCGCGCCTGCGCCGGCCAGTGCGGCCACGGTGGAACGGAACTGAACCAGCAATCGCGCGAGCATCATGGGTGTGCAATATCCAGTAGTTGTAGCGCCGCGCGCCCCGCGATGCCTGATCGCCAAGGCGCCCCGGGCGCAGAACGCGCGGATCGTAGCACGTTACAGTTTGTCTTCTATCCCCTGTGTGAACGCGTTTCCGGGCATAACGTAACCAATTTTGCAGCGGCCCGAAGATGATGCGCCACTATTTTTTCGGTAACATCGGCGCCTCACGGCGCAGGGTCATGCGGGCGCGCGGACGCATCCGTCGCCCCTTCAAGATGCCCGACGCCACGATACGACTCGTCACGAACCGAAACCAAAACAAGACAAAATCTTGCGACCGCTGAATTATGTTGCGGCACGCCGGATCTTTGAGGGAGCTAGGGCTCAGCATGAATAAATCGCGACTCCGTTCGACCTGGTTGCTGGGCCGCGCCCTGCCGGTGTCGCTGGCCCTGGCCGCCCTGGCCGGCTGCGCGCCGATGCCCACGGGCGGCAGTTCGACGCTGCCGTCGCTGACCAATATCTTCTCGTCGGGGCTGTCGTTCTCGCCCAGCGTGAACGTGGCCAAGAACATGAAGGGCCGTCCGGTGGCCGACGCCATCACGGCGCTGGGCGAGCCGTCGAAAAAGCGCGGGGTGGGCAACACGATGGAACTCATCTGGTCCGATTACCAGACCGCGCCCTATACAGAATGGGTCTCGACCGGCACTTCGCAGCAGGTGGTCGGCATGATTCCGGCCACCTCGACCAGCGCCGCCACGCCGGTGTTCCAGAATACCAACCACGGCTACTACAGCGGCCGCACCAAGGTCTATGAATGCAGCGTGGTGATGCGCATGCAGAACAGCGTCATCATCGACAGCCAAGTGGACGGCAACGTCTGCCCCGAGTTCATCGCCGCGCTGCGCAAATGGGCCGGCGAGCGCGAAGCCAACAACTATCGCAGCAATTAAGGCAGCACACCCTCTTGTCGACCAAACTCGGAGCCCGCCATTTCGTCGCGGCGACGGCTGACGCCATACGCCAGCGAGGCCGCGCCATGCTGGCCGCAGCCCCCTGGTCGCTGGCGCTGTTCATCGTGTCGCTGCCTTTCGCCTTGCTGATCGCCAACCTGTTTCCGTACGGGGATGGGCTGTTCATGGCGCTGGCGCTGATCAACGTGATTTTGTTGGCGCGCATGACCTGCGCCTGGCATCGCGTCGTCAAGCCAGGCGACCCGGCGGGCGTCGGCGCCACCCGCGGCAGCGCGGCGCAGGCCCGTCATCTGGCCTTGCTCAGCGCGCTCGTCATTGCAGCCACTGCGATGGCTCGCGCTACCGGGGACCTGCCCTATGTGATCTACATGGTGCTGACCGGATCGAATGACACTGTGTTCTGGAGCGCCTTGTGCGCCGCGCTGGCGCTGATCTGGGTGCCAACGCTGTACGCGCTGGCGATGTATGGCCTGAGCCTGCCGCGCGCGGCGGTAACCGGCGAGTACGGTTTCCAAGCCACGCGCGCCGCCATGCCGTACAAACCCTGGCCGCTGATGCTGGCGCTGCTCATGTTGATCGCGGCGGCCGGCCATGCCGGCTACATCCTGGGCATGGTCGCGTACGGCTACCCGGATGTTGGATTGGCGCGGGCAGCGATGAGCGCTCTGCCCTGCATCCCGCTCGTATTTCTGGTGGCGGCGATGTATGCGGTTGCTTATCGCGATTCCTGCGAACCCGCCGCGCAAGCGCTCTCCAGCCGTCCTTGAACCCGAGCGCAGGCCGTCCAAAGCGGCGTGAAGCGCGCCTTCCCCCCCATGCGCGCTGCGGGCCGATTACCCGGGGGAACTGCTGCGGACCCTGATCGCGGTTGCGCTCGAAGCTGACAATTCACTGACGCAAAAACGCGAATAGTTTTTATTCATATAGAATCCGGACTGTCCGTAACCCCCTAGCCTGGCAGTCCCGATGTCCCTGCCCCCTTCCACGGGCCCTCATTTCCCCCGCAAACACCTGGTCCTGATCGCCGCCGCGCTGGCCATATTGACCGCCCTGGCGTTCTGGTACGCCGGATCCAAGGGCTCTCCCGCCGCGCGTCCGCCCGAGTATGGGCAGATTCCGGTCGCTGTCGCGGTCGAGGCCGCCAGCGCCGGTCCGCTGCAGCGCGACCTGCATGCGCTTGGAACCATTACGCCGCTGGCGCAAGTGACCCTGCGCAGCCAGGTCGATGGCGAACTGCTGAAGCTGCATTTCACCGAAGGCCAGGCCGTGACGCGCGGCCAGATGCTGGCTGAGATCGATCCGCGTCCCTATCTTGCGGCGCTGGCCGCGGCCGAAGGCGAACTGGCGCGCACCCAAGCGCTGCTGGAGAACGCCGAGGCCGACCTGCAGCGCTACCGCAAGCTGGCGCGCCAGGAAGCAGTGGCGGGCCAGCAGCTGGATACCGCCGAAGCCCAGGTGCGCGTCTATGCCGCCCAGCGGCAACGCAACCAGGCCCAGGTGGCCGATGCCCGGCGGCTGCTGGACCACACGCGTATCGTCGCGCCCCATGACGGCCGCATCGGGCTGCGCCGCATCGACGCCGGCAACCACGTGCGCGCCGCCGACGCCGAGGGCCTGACCACGCTGGTGCAGACGCGGCCGATCTCGGCGCTCTTCAGTATTTCCGAAACGCGCCTGGACATCCTGCGCCAGGCCCAGGCGCGCGACGCCGCGCTGCGGGTCCAGGCCTGGGACGCGGACGACCGCCGCCTGCTAGCCGTGGGCACATTGGAGGCGCTGGACAACCGCATCCAGGCCGCCAGCGGCACCGTACGGCTGCGCGCGCGCTTTGCCAACGCCGACGAATCGCTGTTTCCGAACCAGTTCGTGAACATCCGGCTGGCGGTGGTGCAGCAGGACAACGTCATTTCCATTCCCACGGCGGCGGTGCAGTACGGCTCCGAGGGCGCCTTCGTGTTCGTGATCGGCGAGGACACACGCGCCACGCGCCGCGTGCTGGAGCTGGGTCCGGCCAATGCCGGCCGCATCGTCGTGCAGGCCGGCCTGGCCGAAGGCGAACGCGTGGTGGTCGAAGGCGTGGACCGCCTGCATGACGGCCGCGACGTGCAAATTGTCGAACCGCAGAAATCATGAGCCTGTCGCGCCCCTTCATCCTGCGCCCCGTCGCCACGTCCTTCCTGATGATCGCCCTGCTGCTGTCGGGCATCCTGGCGTGGCGCATGCTGCCCGTGGCGGCGCTGCCGCAAGTGGACTATCCCATCATCCAGGTGACCACGCAGTACCCCGGCGCCAGTCCGAACGTGACGGCGCGCACCGTCACCGCGCCGCTGGAGCGGCGCTTCGGACAGATACCGGGTCTGAAGCAGATGTCCTCCACCAGCGGCAGCGGCATCTCGGTGATCACGCTGCAGTTCTCGCTGGACGTCTCGCTGGGCGTGGCCGAGCAGGAAGTCCAGGCGGCCATCAGCGCCAGCGGCGCGCTGCTGCCCAATGACCTGCCGACGCCGCCCGTGTACCGCAAGGTCAACCCCGCCGACGTGCCCATCCTGACGCTGGCGGTCACGTCCGATTCCCTGCCCTTGCCCCAGGTCTACGACCTGGTCGACACCCGCATGACGCAACGCCTGTCGCAGTTGTCCGGCGTGGGCATGGTCAGCCTGGCGGGCGGCCAGCGGCCGGCGGTGCGGGTGCAGGTCAATCCCATGGCGCTGGCCGCGCGCGGCCTGCAGCTGACCGACGTGCAGGAAGCCATCTCCAAGGCCAATTCGAACCAACCCAAGGGCAGCTTCGACGGGCCGGTACGCTCGGTCATCATGGACGCCAACGACCAGCTGCAAAGCGCCGAGGAATACCGCGAACTGATCGTGGCCTGGCGCAACGGCGCGCCGGTACGGCTGGGCCAGGTCGCCACGGTCGAGGACGGGGCGGAAGACCGCTACCTGGCCGCCTGGGTCGACAAGCAGCCGGCCGTGCTGGTCAACATCCAGCGCCAGCCGGGCGCCAACGTCATCGCCGTGGCCGACCAGGTCAAGGCGCTGCTGCCGCAACTGACGGCCAGCCTGCCCGCCGCCGCGCAGGTCCGCGTGCTGACGGACCGCACCGAGAGCATCCGCGCGTCGGTGCGCGGCGTGCAATGGGAACTGGCCTTCGCCGTGGGCCTGGTGGTGCTGGTGACATTCCTGTTCCTGCGCAACCTGCCCGCCACGCTGATCCCCAGCCTGGCCGTGCCGCTGTCCCTGATCGGCACCTTCGGCTTCATGCACCTGGCGGGCTTCTCCACCAACAACCTGACGCTGATGGCCCTGACGATCGGCGCGGGCTTCGTGGTGGACGACGCCATCGTGATGCTGGAGAACATTGCGCGCTACCGCGAGCAGGGCCACAGCCCCATGTCGGCGGCGCTCAAGGGCGCCGGCCAGATCGGTTTCACGCTGGTGTCCCTGACGCTGTCGCTGATCGCCGTGCTGATCCCGTTGCTGTTCATGGAAGACGTGGTGGGCCGGCTGTTCCGCGAGTTCGCGGTCACGCTGGCCGTCGCCATCCTGATATCGCTGGCGGTGTCGCTGACGCTGACGCCGATGATGTGCGCGCGGCTGCTGCCCGCGCACGAACCGACGCGCCCCGGGCTGCTGGACCGCATCCAGACTCGCTACGCCGGCTGGCTGGACCTGACGTTGCGCCATCAACGGCTGACGCTGGCCGTGATGCTGGCGACGGTGGCGCTGACGGGATTGCTGTACCTGGCCGTGCCCAAGGGCTTCTTCCCGACCCAGGACGGCGGCACGCTGCAAGGCGTGACGCAATCGTCCCAAAGCACCTCGTTCGACGCCATGTCGCGGCGCCAGCAGGCGGTGGCGGAGGCCTTGCTGGCCGATCCGGACGTGGTCAGCCTGTCGTCCTTCATCGGCATCGACGGCATGAACACCACTTTGAACACCGGCCGGCTGCTGATCAATCTGCGGCCCTGGTCGGAGCGCAGCGCACCGCTGGCGGACATCATGGCGCGGCTGGATGCGCGCGCCCGCGAGGTCCAGGGCATCTCGCTCTACTTGCAGCCGGTGCAGGAGCTCAATATCGAGGACCGCGTGAGCCGCGGCCAGTACCAGTTCACCCTGACCTCGCCGGACAGCCCGCTGCTGGCCCGCTGGACCAACGCGCTGGCCGAACGCCTGGCCCGGGCGCCCGAGCTGGCCGACGTTTCCACCGACCTGCAAGGCGACGGCCGCCAGGCCTATCTGCAAGTCTCGCGCGATGCCGCCGCCCGTCTGGGCGTGACCATGGACGACGTGGCGCAGACGCTCTACAACGCCTTCGGCCAGCGCCAGGTGGCGACCTTGTTCACCCAATCCAACCAATACCGGGTGGTGCTGGAGGTGGACCGCAAGCTGGCGCTGAACCCGGACGCGCTGGAACGCATCCATCTGCAGAGCGAAGACGGACAGGCGATCCCGCTGTCGGCGCTGGCCACCGTCAGCGAGCGCGCGGCGCCGCTGGCTGTGAACCACCTGTCGCAGTTCCCCGCCGTCAACCTGTCCTTCAACCTGCCCGCGGGCGGCTCGCTGGGCGAGGCCATCGAGGCCATCGAATCGGCGCGGCAAGAGATCGGCATGCCGGTCAGCGTGGAGCTGCGCTTGCAGGGGGCCGCAGCGGCCTTCCAGGCCTCGCTGTCGAACACGCTGTGGCTGATGCTGGCCGCGGTGGTCACCATGTACCTGGTGCTGGGCATGCTGTATGAAAGCGCCATCCATCCGGTGACCATCCTGTCCACCCTGCCCTCGGCCACCGTCGGGGCGCTGCTGGCGCTGTTGCTTACCGGGCGTCCGCTGGACCTGATCGCGGTCATCGGCATCATCCTGCTGATCGGGCTGGTGAAGAAGAACGGCATCATGATGGTGGACTTTGCGCTGGAGGCCGAACGCTCGCGCGGCCTGGCGCCGCAGGCCGCCATCCGCGAAGCCGCGCTGCTGCGCCTGCGGCCCATTCTGATGACGACGCTGGCCGCGCTGTTCGGCGCACTGCCGCTGATGCTGGCCACGGGCTCGGGCGCGGAACTGCGCCAGCCGCTGGGCTGGGTCATGGTGGGCGGTCTGCTGGTCAGCCAGGTCCTGACCCTGTTCACCACGCCCGCCGTGTATCTCTTCTTCCACCGCCTGGGCCAACGCCGCGGCGCCGCGGCCGCCAAACCCGGGGTTGAAGGCCCGGCGCCATGATCCGCGCTCTGTTGCACCGCCCGATCGCTTGCATCTTCCTGGCGATCGCGCTGACCCTGCTGGGCGCGGTCGCGTGGCGGCTGCTGCCGGTTGCGCCCTTGCCCCAGGTCGACTTTCCCACGATCGAGGTGCGGGCCGAACTGCCGGGCGCCAGTCCCGAAAGCATGGCCAGCACCGTGGCCGCGCCGCTGGAGCGCGCGCTGGGCAGCATCGCCGGCGTCAGCGCCATGACCTCGTCCAGCAACCAGGGCGCGACCCGCGTGCAACTGCAGTTCGACCTGGACCGCGACATCAACGAGGCCGCCCGCGACGTGCAGGCGGCCATCAACATGGCCCGCGCCGAGCTGCCCGCCGGCATGCCGGGCAATCCCAGCTACCGCAAGGTCAATCCCTCCCAGGCGCCCATCATGGCGCTGGCGCTCAGTTCGCCCACCCGTCCCGCGGGCGAACTCTACGACCTGGGTTCGACCGTGCTGGCGCAGAAGATTTCGCAGATCAACGGCGTGGGCGAAGTGACCCTGGGCGGCAGCTCGCTGCCGGCGGTACGCGTGCAGGTCAATTCCAACGCGTTGGCCCACTATGGCGTGGCGCTGGACGAAGTGCGCCAGGCCATCGCCGACGCCGCGCCCATGCGGCCGCAAGGCCAACTGGATTCCGCCAGCCGGCGCTGGGAGGTCGGCACGCCCGAACAGCCCCGCGCCGCGCGCGACTACGAAAGCCTGATCGTGCGCCACCAGGACGGCGCGGTGATCCGGCTGTCGCAGATCGCGCGCGTGAGCGACTCGGTCGAGAACCGCTACAGCAGCGGCTTTCACAACCGCAACCCGGCCGTGGTCCTGACCATCAGCCGCCAGCCCGGTTCGAACATCATCGAAACCATAGCCGCCATCAACCAGGCTCTTCCCGGGCTGCGCGCGCTGATGCCGGCCGACGTGGACCTGACCGTGGCGCTGGACCGCTCGCCGGGCATCAACGCCACCCTGCGCGAAGCGCACATCACGCTGGGGCTGGCCACCGCGCTGGTGATCCTGGTGGTGTGGGCCTTCCTGGGCAATGCGCGGGCGGCGGCCATCCCCAGCGTGGCGATTCCGGTGTGCCTGATCGCCACCTTCGCCGTCATGTACCTGTGGGGCTTCTCGCTGAACAATCTGTCGCTGATGGCGCTGATCGTCGCGGCCGGCCTGGTGGTCGACGACGCCATCGTGGTGCTGGAGAACATCTCGCGCCACATCGAGCGCGGCCTCTCGCCGCGCAAGGCCGCGCTGCGCGGCGTGCGCGAAGTGGGCTTCACGCTGGTGGCCATGACCGTGGCGCTGAGCGTGGTCTTCGTGTCCATCCTGTTCATGGGCGGCCTGGTCGAGCGGCTGTTCCGCGAGTTCTCCATCACCCTGGTCGCAGCCACCGTCATCTCGCTGGTGGTCTCGGTGGCCATCATCCCCAGCCTGTGCGCGCGCTGGCTCAAGCCCGCCGGCCCGGCCGCGCCCAAAGCGGGCGGGCGCGCCTCGCGCATGCAGGCGGCCTTTGAACGCCTCCATGCCTGGTACGGCAACACCCTGTGGCGGGTGCTGGGCCATGCCCGGCTGACGCTGTTGCTGCTGGCCGGCGTAGTGGGGCTGAACGTCTATCTGTACGTGCAGGCGCCCAAGGGCTTCCTGCCGGTGCAGGACACCGGTCAGCTGGTGGGCTTCGTGCGCGGCGACGACGGCTTCTCGTTCCAGGTGATGCAGCCCAAGATCGACCAGTACCGCCAGCTGGTGCTCAAGCATCCAGCGGTGCAGGACGTCATCGGCTACAACGGCGGCAGCCTGGGCATCAGCAACTCCCTGTTCCTGATCCGCCTGAAGCCCGCCGCCGAGCGCCGCGAATCGTCGACCGAGGTCATCAACTGGCTGCGCACCCATGCCCCGGCCGTACCTGGCGGCATGTTCTTCCTGAACGTGGACCAGGACCTGCGCATGCCCGGCGGCTTCGGCAACTCTGGCGACCATGAACTGGCCATCATGGCCAGCGACGTGCCGGCGCTGCGGCAATGGTCGCGCAAGATCTCCAAGGCCATGCAGGAGATTCCCGAACTGCGCGACGTCGACGCGGAAGGCGACGGCGCCACCCAACAGGTCGTGATCGACATAGACCGCGCCGCCGCCCAACGCCTGGGCGTGGACATGGGCACCATCAGCAGCGTGCTCAGCAACTCCTTCAGCCAGCGCCAGGTCGCCACGCTGTACGACGCCATGAACCAGTACCGCGTGGTGCTGGAACTGGACCCGCGCTACACCGAGGACCCCGAGGTACTGGAACAGGTGCAGGTGGTCGCCGCCGACGGCACCCGCGTGCCGCTCACGGCCTTCGCCACCTACGACTACGGGCTGGTGAACGACCGCGTGTTCCATGATGGCCTGTTCGCGGCCGTGGGCGTGGGCTTTTCCCTGGCCGAGGGCGTGTCGCTGCAACAGGCCCTGGCCGCCATCGACAGAAGCATGGCCGAGCTGATGGTGCCCTCTTACATCCAGACCCGCCTGGGCGGCGACGCGCGCAACTTCCAGCAAAGCCTGCAGGACCAGCCCTGGCTGATCCTGGCGGTGCTGGTGGCGATCTACCTGGTGTTGGGTATTCTGTACGAAAGCCCGCTGCATCCGCTTACCATCCTGTCGACCCTGCCGTCGGCCGGCGTGGGCGCGCTGCTGGCGCTGCGCCTGGCCGGCATCGAATTCACGCTGATCGCGTTGCTGGGGTTGTTCCTGCTGGTGGGCATCGTCATGAAGAACGCCATCCTGATGATCGACTTCGCGCTCAGCCTGGAACGGCGCGAAGGGCTGACGCCTGAACAAGCCATCCACCGCGCCGCCATGCTGCGCCTGCGGCCCATCGTCATGACCAACCTGGCGGGGTTGCTGGGCGCCCTGCCCCTGGTGCTGGGCATGGGCGAAGGTTCGGAGCTGCGCCGGCCGCTGGGCATCGCCATCGTCGGCGGGCTGCTCATCAGCCAGTTCCTGACGCTGTACACCACGCCCATCGTGTATCTGGCGCTGGAGAGGCTGCGGTTGAAATGGAAGGCTGGCCGGCTGCGGCCTCGCCCCGGGGCCTGAAGCCTGAGCCTGCCCGCCGGTTCAATCCGGCAGTATTCCCGCCGCCTGGATGACCTGCCGCCATTTGCGCTGCTCGGCCCGCTGGAAATCCTCCAGTTCGCCGGGCGTGCCTCCAGCCGGAATCGCACCCAGTTCAGCCAGCCGCTGCTTGACCGCCGCATCACCCAAGGCCTGGTTGATGGCCGATGACAACTTTTGCTGCACCGTTTGCGGCGTGCCGGTGGGCGCGTACATCGCAAACCAGGACGAGGCCTCGAAATCCGGCGCGCCCAACGCCTCGGCCATGGTCGGAACCTGCGGATATTCCGGCAGCCGCTGCGCTGTCGTGACCGCCAGCATGCGCAGTTTTCCGGCCTTCACGAAGGGCGTACTGGTCAGCAAGGTATCGAACATGACCTGGACTTGGCCCGCTACCAGATCGGTCACGGCCGGGCTTGAACCCTTGTAGGGGATGTGGGTCATGGAGGTGCCGGTCTTGTACTTAAAGTATTCCGGCACCAGGTGGGAAGACCCGCCATTCCCCGCCGAACCGTAGTTCACTCGGTCCGGATGGGCTTTCAGGTAGTCCACCAGCTCGCCCACTGTCTGCACCGGCATCTGTTGCGGGTTGATCACGACCGCGATGGGTACGGTAAGAATCAGCGCCAGGGGCATGAAGTCCTTGTTCGCATCGTAGGGGATGTCGGGATAGAGCCCAGGATTGATCGCCATGGTGCCTATGCTGGCCATCATCAGCGTGTATCCGTCCGGCTTGCTGCGCGCAACCTCGCTGGCGCCGATGAAGCCGTGCGCGCCGGCCTTGTTCTCAATGACGAAGGGCGTGCCCAAGCGGTCGGAGAGCGCCTTGCCTACCACGCGTGCGGCGATGTCGGTCGGGCCGCCGGCGGGGAACGGAACGACCAGGCGGATGGGGCGCTCGGGCCATTGCGCTCCTGTACTGCCCAGGGCGGGCTGCGCCGCGACAGCGCAGGCGAGCGCGGCGATTCCTAAAAGATGCTTCATGGATTTGTCTCCTGGCAAGTTCTGCGGGGCGCGTCAGGCAGCGGTCTGGATGCCGGCTTCGCGTATCAGGCGCGCCCACTTCTTCTGTTCGTCCTGGATGTAGCGCTGCGCAGCCTGCGGCGTTCCGCCCATGGCCGTGCTGCCCTCGGCGGTGAACATGGCCACGGTGGCCGGATCGGCCAACACCTTCTCCACGACCGCATTGACGGCCAGGACGACCTCGGGCGGCGTGCCGGCCGGCGCCACCAACGCCTTCCAATCCAGCGCCTCGAATCCCTCGTAGCCGGACTCGGCCACGGTGGGCACATCGGGCAGGATCGCCAGCCGCGCGCGAGAGCTG includes these proteins:
- a CDS encoding hemerythrin domain-containing protein; amino-acid sequence: MNRNTEAQYSPSSSAGTPPRMDIYVGIHKALRAMMLDTLQAVGRIDVDDPAETRAACERVQELADICASHLGHENDFVHTAMEARRPGSSERIAAEHVEHLAAIAGLRAAASALLAIGCGATQAQAALRLYRQLALFVGENFAHMHVEETQHNQVLWSCYSDEELRALEGAIVASLPPVENLCIMRWMVPAMTPAERAELLAGVQAAAPAPVYAAVLDVVRPHLAHEDWVKLTRALVPAEVPVRIVA
- a CDS encoding DUF4189 domain-containing protein; the protein is MMLARLLVQFRSTVAALAGAGALALGLAAAPAAHADTLYGAVATDEAHAKLYWVMPETSTKEAQDAALAKCNKAGGKGCKNVTSFSDSCVAFSRNSRSDLFWGTSVSSEVAAKKAIRTCTNDSADGKCKLAVMPLCVGPGYSEAELKAPDTATPAQLEALSAKLDSRGYWGSVAEKESGQLTYADGYPSEKDAVEALLKWEDCVGCRTVLTYTDTCVGMAWGKGSKGRGTSFTAKNTDPVAARDEARATCDAKSGGLTCVAFVRCSGRAYISGYKGEDEKAN
- a CDS encoding efflux RND transporter periplasmic adaptor subunit, which gives rise to MSLPPSTGPHFPRKHLVLIAAALAILTALAFWYAGSKGSPAARPPEYGQIPVAVAVEAASAGPLQRDLHALGTITPLAQVTLRSQVDGELLKLHFTEGQAVTRGQMLAEIDPRPYLAALAAAEGELARTQALLENAEADLQRYRKLARQEAVAGQQLDTAEAQVRVYAAQRQRNQAQVADARRLLDHTRIVAPHDGRIGLRRIDAGNHVRAADAEGLTTLVQTRPISALFSISETRLDILRQAQARDAALRVQAWDADDRRLLAVGTLEALDNRIQAASGTVRLRARFANADESLFPNQFVNIRLAVVQQDNVISIPTAAVQYGSEGAFVFVIGEDTRATRRVLELGPANAGRIVVQAGLAEGERVVVEGVDRLHDGRDVQIVEPQKS
- a CDS encoding multidrug efflux RND transporter permease subunit, encoding MSLSRPFILRPVATSFLMIALLLSGILAWRMLPVAALPQVDYPIIQVTTQYPGASPNVTARTVTAPLERRFGQIPGLKQMSSTSGSGISVITLQFSLDVSLGVAEQEVQAAISASGALLPNDLPTPPVYRKVNPADVPILTLAVTSDSLPLPQVYDLVDTRMTQRLSQLSGVGMVSLAGGQRPAVRVQVNPMALAARGLQLTDVQEAISKANSNQPKGSFDGPVRSVIMDANDQLQSAEEYRELIVAWRNGAPVRLGQVATVEDGAEDRYLAAWVDKQPAVLVNIQRQPGANVIAVADQVKALLPQLTASLPAAAQVRVLTDRTESIRASVRGVQWELAFAVGLVVLVTFLFLRNLPATLIPSLAVPLSLIGTFGFMHLAGFSTNNLTLMALTIGAGFVVDDAIVMLENIARYREQGHSPMSAALKGAGQIGFTLVSLTLSLIAVLIPLLFMEDVVGRLFREFAVTLAVAILISLAVSLTLTPMMCARLLPAHEPTRPGLLDRIQTRYAGWLDLTLRHQRLTLAVMLATVALTGLLYLAVPKGFFPTQDGGTLQGVTQSSQSTSFDAMSRRQQAVAEALLADPDVVSLSSFIGIDGMNTTLNTGRLLINLRPWSERSAPLADIMARLDARAREVQGISLYLQPVQELNIEDRVSRGQYQFTLTSPDSPLLARWTNALAERLARAPELADVSTDLQGDGRQAYLQVSRDAAARLGVTMDDVAQTLYNAFGQRQVATLFTQSNQYRVVLEVDRKLALNPDALERIHLQSEDGQAIPLSALATVSERAAPLAVNHLSQFPAVNLSFNLPAGGSLGEAIEAIESARQEIGMPVSVELRLQGAAAAFQASLSNTLWLMLAAVVTMYLVLGMLYESAIHPVTILSTLPSATVGALLALLLTGRPLDLIAVIGIILLIGLVKKNGIMMVDFALEAERSRGLAPQAAIREAALLRLRPILMTTLAALFGALPLMLATGSGAELRQPLGWVMVGGLLVSQVLTLFTTPAVYLFFHRLGQRRGAAAAKPGVEGPAP
- a CDS encoding efflux RND transporter permease subunit, translating into MIRALLHRPIACIFLAIALTLLGAVAWRLLPVAPLPQVDFPTIEVRAELPGASPESMASTVAAPLERALGSIAGVSAMTSSSNQGATRVQLQFDLDRDINEAARDVQAAINMARAELPAGMPGNPSYRKVNPSQAPIMALALSSPTRPAGELYDLGSTVLAQKISQINGVGEVTLGGSSLPAVRVQVNSNALAHYGVALDEVRQAIADAAPMRPQGQLDSASRRWEVGTPEQPRAARDYESLIVRHQDGAVIRLSQIARVSDSVENRYSSGFHNRNPAVVLTISRQPGSNIIETIAAINQALPGLRALMPADVDLTVALDRSPGINATLREAHITLGLATALVILVVWAFLGNARAAAIPSVAIPVCLIATFAVMYLWGFSLNNLSLMALIVAAGLVVDDAIVVLENISRHIERGLSPRKAALRGVREVGFTLVAMTVALSVVFVSILFMGGLVERLFREFSITLVAATVISLVVSVAIIPSLCARWLKPAGPAAPKAGGRASRMQAAFERLHAWYGNTLWRVLGHARLTLLLLAGVVGLNVYLYVQAPKGFLPVQDTGQLVGFVRGDDGFSFQVMQPKIDQYRQLVLKHPAVQDVIGYNGGSLGISNSLFLIRLKPAAERRESSTEVINWLRTHAPAVPGGMFFLNVDQDLRMPGGFGNSGDHELAIMASDVPALRQWSRKISKAMQEIPELRDVDAEGDGATQQVVIDIDRAAAQRLGVDMGTISSVLSNSFSQRQVATLYDAMNQYRVVLELDPRYTEDPEVLEQVQVVAADGTRVPLTAFATYDYGLVNDRVFHDGLFAAVGVGFSLAEGVSLQQALAAIDRSMAELMVPSYIQTRLGGDARNFQQSLQDQPWLILAVLVAIYLVLGILYESPLHPLTILSTLPSAGVGALLALRLAGIEFTLIALLGLFLLVGIVMKNAILMIDFALSLERREGLTPEQAIHRAAMLRLRPIVMTNLAGLLGALPLVLGMGEGSELRRPLGIAIVGGLLISQFLTLYTTPIVYLALERLRLKWKAGRLRPRPGA